A window of Daucus carota subsp. sativus chromosome 2, DH1 v3.0, whole genome shotgun sequence genomic DNA:
AGCACAGCAAGAGTAAAGAAGTGAGCCAGAAACTTGAACTTATAAGCAACGCGAAAGAAAATATGCTGACAAGAGCTCCAAGAAACCTCATCCTGCCAAAGAGCAAGATCACGAGAACAAGAAAACAACTTAGAAAAAGCAAGAATACTACAACTTTATTATATATACGGTTGACATAGAGAGATTTAAAGCCCTCCATTCAAGCAACATTTGTCGATTACCAGCCAATGAATCACACTGATAAGAGATGGCTCACTACTATTTCTAAATATACAGAaagtttagtttttattttgtgcAGAAGCAGAACTCTTAAAAAGGTACAATTATATAACTAGTCATGACAAACACACACCAGAGTAGTGGCTATTATAAAGAGTTGTACACTTGTACTGGAGTCATTagaaacacaatccccaaccccAAGACAAAATTGGCTAGAGTCTACAAATCAATCCACTACATAAATCTTTAAATCTGGCTGACAAGACTAGTGCACGTGTTGAAAGAAATTGTCTGCTACTAGCAAgtactaaaaaaattaagataaatTTTTCCTTTTACAACAAGTCGAAGAATCTATTATGTCAGAACCAGAAAACATTAGTCATTTGACGAAGTTTATTGAGGTTCTACTGTAATTAAATTTGTGTGGTTTTCCCTTTACAACAATTCATAACAACCTCGTCAATATGTGTACCAAAAcaaatagttatattaattGAATAAGAATCTCCAAGAGTGTCCAAGTGAGGTtccctaagagcatctccaagattGCCCTGGTAAGCTTacctaaatatattataaacaattcaatttttaaaaagtgaCGACTCTATATTGAATGACAACTCCAAGAATAATCCCTACTTgtgttccctattattattgTAGTATTAGATTCAAATTCTATTAGCAAAAAGATAATGTAAAAAATGTGGGAAAGAGTGTGATAAAGGTGGGAAGTTAAATCCTTAATCACTAAAAACAAAATGAGGAATGgttagccattacctatttgtGAGGAATTAAAGTGGATCATAAATGTTTAGGGAATCTCTGTTGGAGTGAACTTTTGTAGTATATTCCTCAAAATTatagtttaggacatcatatagcTAGTCTCTTAGAAATGTTCAAAAGACCCAAGATAAACCTAGTGCGtaacttttttaaaatgttaaaataaataGGGAGGGTGAGATAAGAGGCTAAAAAACAAATTGCATACTTACATTGGATGAAAGGATGTCAGCAGACTACCTTCTCATTTCATCTCAGCCATAAATTTATCGTACTCCGATTCTGCACCACAAGTACTCTGTGTATTTTGTTCTGCAGGCGGCGCAGGTGGAGGCATTGGCGGATTTTCTGCATTCacaggtggaggtggaggattTAAAGTGCAATAGGAAGGGTGACCCAGAGAAGATGCAAGGTATGGTGGCTGTGAGTTTGGTGGCATACCAACGGATGAATTTCCATAAATGTTATTGGATGCAAGTGTATCCTCCTGAGATTGCATTCCAGTAGAGTAGCTCTGTTGGAGTTCAGTAGAAATGAAGGTTTGAGCCAGAGCACCAGAGGTAGCAACTTGAGTTGGGGGATATTGTATACCATAGGGAGGAATTGGTGGAGGCTGATACGAGGTGTACATGTTAGATCCAGGAGGGGGAGGAATGTAAGAAGCATAGGGAGGAGGAGGGCCCCAAGGAACTGGAGCACCAGTGTAACTTCCAGGTGTTGCGATTACAGGAGGACCACCTGATTGCATTAGCTGGGGTGGGTATCCATTATATCCTTGGCTTGGGCCAAGATAAGCACGAACAGGAGGAGCAGGAGGTCCAGGGGGTACAACAGGTTGAGGAGGCTTTCCTGCAACTCTAACAGCAATTGCTCTTCCGTCTATATGATGACCATTCATGCTAGCAATTGCCTGATTGGCTTGAGAAACATCAGAATACTTGACAAACCCATATCCTTTATGCAATCCActaattttatcttttataaCCTTGGCTGTTACTATATCACCAAAAGGCTGAAACAGTCTAATCAATTCATCATCTTCAACTGTTGATGGCAAGTAGCCTATATATAGGTTCGTGTCATCAATTTCTTTTCCAACCTTCGTCACATTGCTTCCTAGTCCAGGATGTAGTGAGCTCCCAATACTTGCAGAACTGTTGTTGCTGGACCAAGGAGGATTGCTTCCAGAATTATTTGAACCCATAATAGCCAAAGGTGTACTCTCTTTAGTAAAAGACTCTGGCATAGTTCCTCCTAATTCCGCCAAAAAGTTCTTATACTCATCATCCATTTTCTTCCCAGCTGCCCCTTTCATAGGACAATCAATAGTCGGATGTCCACCATCACCACAATTCTTACACAAAACGTCACTCTTAAAAGTAGACAATCTCGAAGGACAAGCATACTGCCTATGCCCAGCCTCACCACACAGTCTACAGAACTCCTCATCCTTAATTGTTCCATTCAACGCTGCAAGTTCCTTGAGCTGCTGTCTCTTATGTTCATTCAACACTTCATCAACCGGCTGCAAAAGCTTCTCCACCATCCCTGCAGCAGCATCAAGCGACTCCTGATTATCCGCTTCCACCAAAACATGCAAATCCTCGTTCTCAGAAGGATCAAACTTCAAATCCCTCTTCTGTCCAAACCTTCCTTCCTTAATCGACCCCTTCCCTCTAATCACAATCTTCGCTCCTGTCTCCTTCTCCATCCTCTTCTGTGTATTCCCTCTCGGCCCAATAATCAATCCAATAAAATTATACCCCGGATACTCCTTCATAGGAATATACAACTTCTTATAAAGCTTCGGTGGCCTATAATCAGCAGGTGGTTTAAATGCAGGATTCCTCTTAATAATCTGCGTAATTATATCCTGTCTCTCCTTATTAAGCCTCTCCCTAGCTCGAAACTCTCTAGTATTAACCCTAACACCAAAATTATCATAAACAGGTTCAGGCGAAGGCGACCTAGCACCTTCGGGACGATCATCTAATTGCACACCAGTCTGTAGCATTTTACTAATCTCAAGTAACCTAGCATTTAAAAGCTGAATTTCGGGGTCGATTTCGATACCTTGAGCAAAATCTTTCATAAAATCAGGCAACTGAAACACCGGCGTCGGCTCGTCATCAGCCCACCGTGACTTCCGCTTCTTAGTCTCTCCATTCGAGTCCGCAGGCAGTGGCTCCCACCGGCTCCGGCGGCGGCGGCGTCCATTTGCTTCACCGGAATTTCCATTATCATTAGCGCTGCCGTTATCGGATACTTGTTGCGACTTATTTGGTTTCTGGTCTTGACTCGGTGGTAACTCGGCCGGGTTTGACTCGGTAGGAACTCCGATTTTATCGGCGGATTGTGGCGGAGGATTGAGGGGAGGGTGAGAAGGATGAGAATGAGTTGaatcagggggagctgatgtaTTCTCGTCGGAGGGTGGCGGAGGATCGATGGGAGGATGGTGGTGggttgaaattagggtttgtgACTCCATCGGGAAGTAGCCGGTAATTTGTGAGATTGGGGGTGGCTAAAACGGGCGGGCTGGGGTATTAATAAAGAGACCCGCCAACAGTTTAAAT
This region includes:
- the LOC108209201 gene encoding splicing factor-like protein 1, translated to MESQTLISTHHHPPIDPPPPSDENTSAPPDSTHSHPSHPPLNPPPQSADKIGVPTESNPAELPPSQDQKPNKSQQVSDNGSANDNGNSGEANGRRRRRSRWEPLPADSNGETKKRKSRWADDEPTPVFQLPDFMKDFAQGIEIDPEIQLLNARLLEISKMLQTGVQLDDRPEGARSPSPEPVYDNFGVRVNTREFRARERLNKERQDIITQIIKRNPAFKPPADYRPPKLYKKLYIPMKEYPGYNFIGLIIGPRGNTQKRMEKETGAKIVIRGKGSIKEGRFGQKRDLKFDPSENEDLHVLVEADNQESLDAAAGMVEKLLQPVDEVLNEHKRQQLKELAALNGTIKDEEFCRLCGEAGHRQYACPSRLSTFKSDVLCKNCGDGGHPTIDCPMKGAAGKKMDDEYKNFLAELGGTMPESFTKESTPLAIMGSNNSGSNPPWSSNNSSASIGSSLHPGLGSNVTKVGKEIDDTNLYIGYLPSTVEDDELIRLFQPFGDIVTAKVIKDKISGLHKGYGFVKYSDVSQANQAIASMNGHHIDGRAIAVRVAGKPPQPVVPPGPPAPPVRAYLGPSQGYNGYPPQLMQSGGPPVIATPGSYTGAPVPWGPPPPYASYIPPPPGSNMYTSYQPPPIPPYGIQYPPTQVATSGALAQTFISTELQQSYSTGMQSQEDTLASNNIYGNSSVGMPPNSQPPYLASSLGHPSYCTLNPPPPPVNAENPPMPPPAPPAEQNTQSTCGAESEYDKFMAEMK